A single region of the Salvelinus sp. IW2-2015 linkage group LG20, ASM291031v2, whole genome shotgun sequence genome encodes:
- the st8sia6 gene encoding alpha-2,8-sialyltransferase 8F isoform X1, whose product MRGLFCFLLTLSILGTVLTALVWYVFRDRAMVWFFSMLVTVGILNKPLTHPDYVVEKRERERERERERERNFCLCPSRADGFQNKRTVLQSNVQPGRPPHKDPIMNSGPVPSGTCKGCRDTVTEKVVERYSHSWKKQEDKFRNFRSLLSNRCHGLTKAMVTQANTPLGSKVVYDGEKRKPLQVTPELFSTFAKENPFVNTTWDTCSVVGNGGILANSSCGERIDSAQFVIRCNLPPLENGYERDVGNKTDLVTANPSILMEKYGGLQERRRPFVESLRSYGDSLMLLPAFSYGPNTPVSLRALYTIQDFDSPLRPVFLNPEYLQSLAHFWQGQGLRTVRLSTGLIVASLALELCANVHLYGFWPFNEHPHRHQPLTNHYYDNRQSKKTVHAMPAEFDHLLRLHSQGVLRIHLGECAPAAR is encoded by the exons atGAGGGGACTGTTCTGCTTTTTGCTCACCCTGTCCATCCTGGGGACTGTCCTGACTGCACTCGTCTGGTATGTCTTCAGAGACCG agcaATGGTTTGGTTTTTCTCAATGCTTGTTACTGTGGGTATCTTAAATAAACCACTGACACACCCTGATTATGtggtggaaaagagagagagagagagagagagagagagagagagagagagaaacttctGTTTGTGCCCCAGCAGAGCTGATGGATTTCAGAATAAGAGGACGGTGTTGCAAAG CAATGTCCAACCTGGCAGACCCCCCCACAAAGATCCTATTATGAACTCTGGGCCAGTCCCCTCCGGAACATGCAAGGGCTGCAG ggaTACAGTTACTGAAAAAGTGGTGGAGCGCTACTCTCACAGCTGGAAGAAGCAGGAGGACAAGTTCAGAAATTTCAG GTCTCTTCTGAGTAACAGATGTCATGGACTCACCAAGGCTATGGTGACACAGGCCAACACTCCTCTGGGATCAAAGGTTGTGTacgatggagagaagaggaagcctCTTCAGGTGACCCCTGAACTGTTCAGCACCTTTGCTAAG GAGAATCCTTTTGTGAATACGACATGGGATACGTGTTCTGTTGTTGGGAATGGGGGAATCCTAGCTAATAGCAGCTGCGGAGAGAGAATCGACTCCGCCCAGTTTGTTATCAG GTGTAACCTCCCTCCTCTGGAGAACGGCTATGAGAGAGACGTGGGCAACAAGACAGACCTGGTGACAGCTAATCCCAGCATCCTCATGGAGAA ATATGGGGGCCTGCAGGAGCGTCGTCGGCCCTTCGTGGAGAGCCTGCGTAGCTATGGCGACTCCCTGATGCTCTTGCCAGCCTTCTCGTACGGCCCMAACACGCCCGTGTCTCTGCGGGCCCTCTACACCATCCAGGACTTTGACAGCCCCTTGCGGCCCGTCTTCCTCAACCCAGAGTACCTACAGAGTCTGGCGCACTTCTGGCAGGGCCAGGGCCTGCGGACGGTACGCCTCAGCACAGGACTCATCGTGGCTAGCCTGGCGCTGGAGCTGTGCGCCAACGTGCATCTCTACGGGTTCTGGCCCTTTAATGAACACCCCCACCGACACCAGCCCCTCACCAACCATTACTACGACAACAGGCAGAGTAAGAAGACGGTGCACGCTATGCCCGCTGAGTTTGACCACCTGCTAAGACTCCACAGCCAGGGCGTGCTCAGGATACACCTGGGAGAGTGTGCGCCCGCGGCCAGGTAG
- the st8sia6 gene encoding alpha-2,8-sialyltransferase 8F isoform X4: MSNVQPGRPPHKDPIMNSGPVPSGTCKGCRDTVTEKVVERYSHSWKKQEDKFRNFRSLLSNRCHGLTKAMVTQANTPLGSKVVYDGEKRKPLQVTPELFSTFAKENPFVNTTWDTCSVVGNGGILANSSCGERIDSAQFVIRCNLPPLENGYERDVGNKTDLVTANPSILMEKYGGLQERRRPFVESLRSYGDSLMLLPAFSYGPNTPVSLRALYTIQDFDSPLRPVFLNPEYLQSLAHFWQGQGLRTVRLSTGLIVASLALELCANVHLYGFWPFNEHPHRHQPLTNHYYDNRQSKKTVHAMPAEFDHLLRLHSQGVLRIHLGECAPAAR; this comes from the exons ATGAG CAATGTCCAACCTGGCAGACCCCCCCACAAAGATCCTATTATGAACTCTGGGCCAGTCCCCTCCGGAACATGCAAGGGCTGCAG ggaTACAGTTACTGAAAAAGTGGTGGAGCGCTACTCTCACAGCTGGAAGAAGCAGGAGGACAAGTTCAGAAATTTCAG GTCTCTTCTGAGTAACAGATGTCATGGACTCACCAAGGCTATGGTGACACAGGCCAACACTCCTCTGGGATCAAAGGTTGTGTacgatggagagaagaggaagcctCTTCAGGTGACCCCTGAACTGTTCAGCACCTTTGCTAAG GAGAATCCTTTTGTGAATACGACATGGGATACGTGTTCTGTTGTTGGGAATGGGGGAATCCTAGCTAATAGCAGCTGCGGAGAGAGAATCGACTCCGCCCAGTTTGTTATCAG GTGTAACCTCCCTCCTCTGGAGAACGGCTATGAGAGAGACGTGGGCAACAAGACAGACCTGGTGACAGCTAATCCCAGCATCCTCATGGAGAA ATATGGGGGCCTGCAGGAGCGTCGTCGGCCCTTCGTGGAGAGCCTGCGTAGCTATGGCGACTCCCTGATGCTCTTGCCAGCCTTCTCGTACGGCCCMAACACGCCCGTGTCTCTGCGGGCCCTCTACACCATCCAGGACTTTGACAGCCCCTTGCGGCCCGTCTTCCTCAACCCAGAGTACCTACAGAGTCTGGCGCACTTCTGGCAGGGCCAGGGCCTGCGGACGGTACGCCTCAGCACAGGACTCATCGTGGCTAGCCTGGCGCTGGAGCTGTGCGCCAACGTGCATCTCTACGGGTTCTGGCCCTTTAATGAACACCCCCACCGACACCAGCCCCTCACCAACCATTACTACGACAACAGGCAGAGTAAGAAGACGGTGCACGCTATGCCCGCTGAGTTTGACCACCTGCTAAGACTCCACAGCCAGGGCGTGCTCAGGATACACCTGGGAGAGTGTGCGCCCGCGGCCAGGTAG
- the st8sia6 gene encoding alpha-2,8-sialyltransferase 8F isoform X5 has protein sequence MRGLFCFLLTLSILGTVLTALVWYVFRDRDTVTEKVVERYSHSWKKQEDKFRNFRSLLSNRCHGLTKAMVTQANTPLGSKVVYDGEKRKPLQVTPELFSTFAKENPFVNTTWDTCSVVGNGGILANSSCGERIDSAQFVIRCNLPPLENGYERDVGNKTDLVTANPSILMEKYGGLQERRRPFVESLRSYGDSLMLLPAFSYGPNTPVSLRALYTIQDFDSPLRPVFLNPEYLQSLAHFWQGQGLRTVRLSTGLIVASLALELCANVHLYGFWPFNEHPHRHQPLTNHYYDNRQSKKTVHAMPAEFDHLLRLHSQGVLRIHLGECAPAAR, from the exons atGAGGGGACTGTTCTGCTTTTTGCTCACCCTGTCCATCCTGGGGACTGTCCTGACTGCACTCGTCTGGTATGTCTTCAGAGACCG ggaTACAGTTACTGAAAAAGTGGTGGAGCGCTACTCTCACAGCTGGAAGAAGCAGGAGGACAAGTTCAGAAATTTCAG GTCTCTTCTGAGTAACAGATGTCATGGACTCACCAAGGCTATGGTGACACAGGCCAACACTCCTCTGGGATCAAAGGTTGTGTacgatggagagaagaggaagcctCTTCAGGTGACCCCTGAACTGTTCAGCACCTTTGCTAAG GAGAATCCTTTTGTGAATACGACATGGGATACGTGTTCTGTTGTTGGGAATGGGGGAATCCTAGCTAATAGCAGCTGCGGAGAGAGAATCGACTCCGCCCAGTTTGTTATCAG GTGTAACCTCCCTCCTCTGGAGAACGGCTATGAGAGAGACGTGGGCAACAAGACAGACCTGGTGACAGCTAATCCCAGCATCCTCATGGAGAA ATATGGGGGCCTGCAGGAGCGTCGTCGGCCCTTCGTGGAGAGCCTGCGTAGCTATGGCGACTCCCTGATGCTCTTGCCAGCCTTCTCGTACGGCCCMAACACGCCCGTGTCTCTGCGGGCCCTCTACACCATCCAGGACTTTGACAGCCCCTTGCGGCCCGTCTTCCTCAACCCAGAGTACCTACAGAGTCTGGCGCACTTCTGGCAGGGCCAGGGCCTGCGGACGGTACGCCTCAGCACAGGACTCATCGTGGCTAGCCTGGCGCTGGAGCTGTGCGCCAACGTGCATCTCTACGGGTTCTGGCCCTTTAATGAACACCCCCACCGACACCAGCCCCTCACCAACCATTACTACGACAACAGGCAGAGTAAGAAGACGGTGCACGCTATGCCCGCTGAGTTTGACCACCTGCTAAGACTCCACAGCCAGGGCGTGCTCAGGATACACCTGGGAGAGTGTGCGCCCGCGGCCAGGTAG
- the st8sia6 gene encoding alpha-2,8-sialyltransferase 8F isoform X3, producing MRGLFCFLLTLSILGTVLTALVWYVFRDRNVQPGRPPHKDPIMNSGPVPSGTCKGCRDTVTEKVVERYSHSWKKQEDKFRNFRSLLSNRCHGLTKAMVTQANTPLGSKVVYDGEKRKPLQVTPELFSTFAKENPFVNTTWDTCSVVGNGGILANSSCGERIDSAQFVIRCNLPPLENGYERDVGNKTDLVTANPSILMEKYGGLQERRRPFVESLRSYGDSLMLLPAFSYGPNTPVSLRALYTIQDFDSPLRPVFLNPEYLQSLAHFWQGQGLRTVRLSTGLIVASLALELCANVHLYGFWPFNEHPHRHQPLTNHYYDNRQSKKTVHAMPAEFDHLLRLHSQGVLRIHLGECAPAAR from the exons atGAGGGGACTGTTCTGCTTTTTGCTCACCCTGTCCATCCTGGGGACTGTCCTGACTGCACTCGTCTGGTATGTCTTCAGAGACCG CAATGTCCAACCTGGCAGACCCCCCCACAAAGATCCTATTATGAACTCTGGGCCAGTCCCCTCCGGAACATGCAAGGGCTGCAG ggaTACAGTTACTGAAAAAGTGGTGGAGCGCTACTCTCACAGCTGGAAGAAGCAGGAGGACAAGTTCAGAAATTTCAG GTCTCTTCTGAGTAACAGATGTCATGGACTCACCAAGGCTATGGTGACACAGGCCAACACTCCTCTGGGATCAAAGGTTGTGTacgatggagagaagaggaagcctCTTCAGGTGACCCCTGAACTGTTCAGCACCTTTGCTAAG GAGAATCCTTTTGTGAATACGACATGGGATACGTGTTCTGTTGTTGGGAATGGGGGAATCCTAGCTAATAGCAGCTGCGGAGAGAGAATCGACTCCGCCCAGTTTGTTATCAG GTGTAACCTCCCTCCTCTGGAGAACGGCTATGAGAGAGACGTGGGCAACAAGACAGACCTGGTGACAGCTAATCCCAGCATCCTCATGGAGAA ATATGGGGGCCTGCAGGAGCGTCGTCGGCCCTTCGTGGAGAGCCTGCGTAGCTATGGCGACTCCCTGATGCTCTTGCCAGCCTTCTCGTACGGCCCMAACACGCCCGTGTCTCTGCGGGCCCTCTACACCATCCAGGACTTTGACAGCCCCTTGCGGCCCGTCTTCCTCAACCCAGAGTACCTACAGAGTCTGGCGCACTTCTGGCAGGGCCAGGGCCTGCGGACGGTACGCCTCAGCACAGGACTCATCGTGGCTAGCCTGGCGCTGGAGCTGTGCGCCAACGTGCATCTCTACGGGTTCTGGCCCTTTAATGAACACCCCCACCGACACCAGCCCCTCACCAACCATTACTACGACAACAGGCAGAGTAAGAAGACGGTGCACGCTATGCCCGCTGAGTTTGACCACCTGCTAAGACTCCACAGCCAGGGCGTGCTCAGGATACACCTGGGAGAGTGTGCGCCCGCGGCCAGGTAG
- the st8sia6 gene encoding alpha-2,8-sialyltransferase 8F isoform X2, translated as MCDCFTSVGVSSCSTGTRAMVWFFSMLVTVGILNKPLTHPDYVVEKRERERERERERERNFCLCPSRADGFQNKRTVLQSNVQPGRPPHKDPIMNSGPVPSGTCKGCRDTVTEKVVERYSHSWKKQEDKFRNFRSLLSNRCHGLTKAMVTQANTPLGSKVVYDGEKRKPLQVTPELFSTFAKENPFVNTTWDTCSVVGNGGILANSSCGERIDSAQFVIRCNLPPLENGYERDVGNKTDLVTANPSILMEKYGGLQERRRPFVESLRSYGDSLMLLPAFSYGPNTPVSLRALYTIQDFDSPLRPVFLNPEYLQSLAHFWQGQGLRTVRLSTGLIVASLALELCANVHLYGFWPFNEHPHRHQPLTNHYYDNRQSKKTVHAMPAEFDHLLRLHSQGVLRIHLGECAPAAR; from the exons ATGTGTGATTGTTTCACATCGGTTGGTGTGAGTAGCTGCTCTACTGGAACAAG agcaATGGTTTGGTTTTTCTCAATGCTTGTTACTGTGGGTATCTTAAATAAACCACTGACACACCCTGATTATGtggtggaaaagagagagagagagagagagagagagagagagagagagagaaacttctGTTTGTGCCCCAGCAGAGCTGATGGATTTCAGAATAAGAGGACGGTGTTGCAAAG CAATGTCCAACCTGGCAGACCCCCCCACAAAGATCCTATTATGAACTCTGGGCCAGTCCCCTCCGGAACATGCAAGGGCTGCAG ggaTACAGTTACTGAAAAAGTGGTGGAGCGCTACTCTCACAGCTGGAAGAAGCAGGAGGACAAGTTCAGAAATTTCAG GTCTCTTCTGAGTAACAGATGTCATGGACTCACCAAGGCTATGGTGACACAGGCCAACACTCCTCTGGGATCAAAGGTTGTGTacgatggagagaagaggaagcctCTTCAGGTGACCCCTGAACTGTTCAGCACCTTTGCTAAG GAGAATCCTTTTGTGAATACGACATGGGATACGTGTTCTGTTGTTGGGAATGGGGGAATCCTAGCTAATAGCAGCTGCGGAGAGAGAATCGACTCCGCCCAGTTTGTTATCAG GTGTAACCTCCCTCCTCTGGAGAACGGCTATGAGAGAGACGTGGGCAACAAGACAGACCTGGTGACAGCTAATCCCAGCATCCTCATGGAGAA ATATGGGGGCCTGCAGGAGCGTCGTCGGCCCTTCGTGGAGAGCCTGCGTAGCTATGGCGACTCCCTGATGCTCTTGCCAGCCTTCTCGTACGGCCCMAACACGCCCGTGTCTCTGCGGGCCCTCTACACCATCCAGGACTTTGACAGCCCCTTGCGGCCCGTCTTCCTCAACCCAGAGTACCTACAGAGTCTGGCGCACTTCTGGCAGGGCCAGGGCCTGCGGACGGTACGCCTCAGCACAGGACTCATCGTGGCTAGCCTGGCGCTGGAGCTGTGCGCCAACGTGCATCTCTACGGGTTCTGGCCCTTTAATGAACACCCCCACCGACACCAGCCCCTCACCAACCATTACTACGACAACAGGCAGAGTAAGAAGACGGTGCACGCTATGCCCGCTGAGTTTGACCACCTGCTAAGACTCCACAGCCAGGGCGTGCTCAGGATACACCTGGGAGAGTGTGCGCCCGCGGCCAGGTAG